The Deltaproteobacteria bacterium genome segment CCTTACAACCCCTGCCTTCATAACGCTTGAGAACACTCTGGAGGGGAAATCCGAACCTGTTCTTCCAGCCTGCTGATATGACAGCTATGGCGGGATCCACTGATTCCAGAAAGCCTGGCGAGCTTGAGGTTTTACTTCCGTGGTGAGGAACCAACAATACAGTGCTCTTAAGCGCCTTTCCTCGAAGGCCTGTGATCTCCTTTTCCGCCTCCGTTTCAATGTCTCCGGTGAGAAGAAACGAGACTCCGTCAAATGAGACCTTTAAGACAAGAGAGTTGTTGTTTAAAGTCCGCCAGGGGTCTTTGGTTTTCCGTTCCAGAAAGTCTGTAGGAGGATAAAGGACCCGGAAGCCAATCCCGTTCATTGACTTCTTTGCCGACAATTCTTTTAATCCGATCATGCGGATATCTTCTTCCGAGATGATATCCAGAAAGTCTCGGTACTGCTCGATAGGCACAAACTCTTGGTTCATCCACACTTCGCGCACATTGAAGTGTCTGGCGATAAACAGGAGTCCGTTCAAGTGGTCCGCGTTTGGATGTGAAAGCACAATGGTCTCCACAGTGGCAATCTTCTTTCGCCACAAGAAGGGCGCCACGATCCTCGCCCCCACGTCAAAACGATTATCATAAAATCCTCCGCCGTCTACGAGCATGCACGCCCCCCTGGGCAGTTCCAAAAGGGCCGCGCTCCCCTGCCCGACATCTATGAAGGTAATCCTCAATTGATCGTTTCCAGACCGTTGCCAGGCCCAATAAGCCGTATCCGCCAAAGCGATGAGCGCAACAGCGATGAGGGCGCCCCTTGCCAGGCGGGTTTTCCTGAAGTTGAAAAGTGTCCATGCCAGGGCGTAGTAGAGCCCGATCTCAATCAAGGTGGGGGTTACGGTCTTAACGGAAGCAAAAGGGATTCTTGAAAAAAGGACGGCCAAGCCCATTCCGCCTTGCATGATGACGATTGCCGCTTTCATGATCCAGAGGGCTCCCATTGGAGT includes the following:
- a CDS encoding DNA internalization-related competence protein ComEC/Rec2; translated protein: PATQRAVIMVMVFLVALLLEREHDPINTLAVAALVILIASPTALFDISFQLSFVAVFSILYTLRNLPFVLRLRNGPLSVLKRLLLFLLVSAAAILGTLPITLYYFNQTSLIGLFSNCLMVPLIGFLVVPLGLLAVLFLPFTPMGALWIMKAAIVIMQGGMGLAVLFSRIPFASVKTVTPTLIEIGLYYALAWTLFNFRKTRLARGALIAVALIALADTAYWAWQRSGNDQLRITFIDVGQGSAALLELPRGACMLVDGGGFYDNRFDVGARIVAPFLWRKKIATVETIVLSHPNADHLNGLLFIARHFNVREVWMNQEFVPIEQYRDFLDIISEEDIRMIGLKELSAKKSMNGIGFRVLYPPTDFLERKTKDPWRTLNNNSLVLKVSFDGVSFLLTGDIETEAEKEITGLRGKALKSTVLLVPHHGSKTSSSPGFLESVDPAIAVISAGWKNRFGFPLQSVLKRYEGRGCKVFRTDLDGAITITTDGTDVKVRPFLCD